The Bombus vancouverensis nearcticus chromosome 3, iyBomVanc1_principal, whole genome shotgun sequence genomic sequence TTGCATTGATAGGGCTTCATTTGTAAATGTCCCCAAATATGTACCTACAAGAATTCAATATGACTATTATTATgtgttttattacaaatttgaataatttcttacatataataaaaataatttgtacaACTTACCTGACACTTATCCATTCTGACATAAAGGGAGCCACAAATATTGCAGCgtatattctttttattaattatcgttATGTTTTTTTGTACTTCTTCCAAATTTACTATCGACATGTCCACCGTGTAATAAGTCTCAATAGCTCGTTTTTGTTCATCACTTATCAATTCGGAGATTTTTCCAAACGATCTAtctttacttttaattttattaaaactatCTTCACTCAATCGAGATAATGAACGTTTGCTGAGGTTGCATTCTATCTCATTTGTAGTACTTTGGTCTATTACATCTATTGCAATGCACGGTTCTGTGGAATCTTCCTGCATCATCTTTGGATTTGATAATTCATTAGATTGCGAAGACCTTATAACGGTCACACGATTTTGttctgtaaatatttttaattgcggATTATTAGAAACATTAGAATgcttaataatattttgtactGTTACTAAATTAGTCTCACTATTTTCAGTTTTCTCAGATTCCTCCACCAATGAACAAGATATCTGCGTTAAATCtaacttttttcctttttgatCATGATTCTCCGCTACAGTTTTATCTTTCTGTCTTAGTATCTCATTAGGAGTCAAACCAAGTTGATTTGTCTTTTTAATCTCGCTAGGAGGAGTACTTTCTGCTTCTCCTTTCTCTTGCTTTACAATAACTGATATTGCTTTACTTTTTACAGACCAATCTCCTGTATTGTTCAAATGGCTATCAGGTTTTTCTGTGCTTTTACCATCAGATtccatttcttttaatttattaattactaaatcATCGCCAATATGATGATTTTCATTATTTATGTATACAATATCAGGTTCCTTAACTTTGGTATAAATTACATTTGAGGATGTGTCCACCATTGCCACCTGTTCCTTCACTGCCTCTTGCTCAACTTGTGGTTTGGGGGAGGTTTCAATATTATTAATCACATTATTGGACTTATCAATATCATAAATAACATGCAGGCAGCTGCTTTTGCATTTGTTATCCAAATTTTTTAAACTACTACTTAAAGTATCACTCTTACCCATATCATTTTGgattatcttttctttttcttcttccctctttctcttttttctgctGCCTGCTGAGAAACTGACTCCTCTCATCTTCTCCAATTTGTTTTTCGATCCTTTTCTACGTCCTACAGGTTGATGTGTATTTATACTAATGTCCTCCTCATCTTTTTGCGCCGAGTTCAAGTTATTCATTGACCTTGTACGAACTGTAGTCATTTTTGATATATTGTGGTttaaatttttatgttttaaaTTGTTTGTATTCTCTTCTAAATTACTAGCATCACGCTGGTCACTCCCCGATGTTTTTTCACATAAAATTTCATTGCTTATATGTACCGTAGTTTGTGTAACCGAGTGATCATTAATAGGGGAATTATTTACGAGATTgacgttttcttcttttctttcagtCCTGTAGTACGACGTATTATTTTCGGACAGATAATTTTTTGTACTCTTTAGACTTTCAGGTGATAATGCCTTAGCTTTCCGTTTCATCTCATTCGCAGATGGAATAGCGTTCTCCTTATCAGATTCAGCATCGCTATCTTGCTGGATTTTAAaggattttaaatattaattttgaaatattctatacatttttatatcacATATGAACataaaaatgttattcaatCTTCTTCGTCTAAATTGTTTCAAACAATATATGTGGATTACTCCGGAAGCGGAGGAATTTCAAAGATTTCGAGGTCACTTCTATCTCTTTTTTAAATTGAGCTATATCTTTTTATACACTTTTTTTATAATAGGCTTGATTTTCTCTATAAAAAGTATTCAAGCACAGAAAACGATAAGTTTAAAAGGTATTTTAGCTTTAAGTTCATACAACTTATCTTATGAAAAGCAAGAAAAAACGTAAAGCAGCGCTTTTACGTTCATGTTGTCTTTGTATTTCATACAAGTTTTACAAACTTGAAATTAAATACCTTTTAAATTAATCGTATATGAAAAGGTATATgattcaatttaaaaaaatataaataccctttagtaaataatatataaatatacaactattatttaaaatataatatataaaatacaaatatttggaATGCCTCCACTTCCAGTGTAGCTTATATAACGCGTGAATGtagcaaattttttaattttgcaaaataaaatttttgtctATCCCATATCATTTTAAAGCTGTCTTCATTTGTTTATAAGAAAAATATTGgtacattttattttctctAACAACAAGTAGATATGGGCAAACGCGAGATTTTAGTTAGATAATGTATCAAGTTACAATAGCTTACAGCCTGCAAGAACCCCTGTTGTACCAGATGACAGCGATCGTAAAAGTCGCAGAAGAATTCCAGGATACCCAAACATCGCAAACAAGCAATCTGCGGCAGCCCATCGTTCTTCTTTATCtgaaacaacaaaaagaaacttCTGTGTCCAAAGAATGATCCACGTTATCTTTATAGATAGCATAAAAAAAAGCACAACACTTTACTAGGAGATATACCCCAATTAATCACAATCTATCTTGCAACAAAATAAGACTAAATCTAAATGACTTTAAACTTAGTAATAATATACTGCTATTTCTACTATCTTAGAATTCTACAGAGGAATTATATTAGTAACAGAACAAACCTCGTTGACTCGTATCTTTTATGTACatgcaagataaaaataaattaccatGCAAGATGAGTTAGAAGTGGTATGGAGAAAAATAAGGCTGAAAATCAAATAATTAGCGGTCCCAAAAATATCGTACCTTTATTGAGAAAAATTGTGGAATCCTTAAACAAATGTATGCTTTTTTCTTTAttgtcgaaaaattgttatataCGCTAATTCATACTGCacattaataacatattaatgtTTACCTTAAGATATATACACAGTATAtatagtgtatatatatacaatatatatatcgaCTTACTTATTACCTACTAAATGGAAAAATAGATTGGTTTAACAAACGTCTTgtacaaaataataattattgctTATCACTTATGTTATCTGAGGAAAGAGTTTAAATGTTAGACGTAATATCCTTCGCACGATTTTATTAACAGTTCTCACGGGGAACAATTTGTCCCGAGGAAAAGTAATAATCATAGTTCTTTTACATAATTCTTTGCGCTCTTATCTTGGAAACGCGATAGACAAGTAGAACGTTTCACttagtaaaaaaaaagttaaagtattatacatatactgAATATCCTGAAGcactgtataaaataataactaaaacatTATCAATTCATTATCATCATTAACTAAATTCTGCTCCATATAAAACTATTACATTCTaagtaaaaataatgaaaaaatgtatATCATAATTATTCCTATCTTTTATCACTTAACAATTATCTCATGTAACATCCCTTTCAAAATATTCAATATAGTTCCTAAATTATATTAGGATCATTTGAGCACAAAGAATTACGACTAATTTTCTTCTGAAGGAAGATCAATGTTGCACGTGATACGTACACATCATCAGAATCATTAACGATTTTTTCATTCACCAATGCTCTTTCTTAATAcatgaataaaatatatattgagTTGACCAAGGCACTTACGATATAGTTCTACGTTTTTCTTTCTAGCAAATCACATAATATGCTTTCTTACATAATTTATTGTATGCGCTACCCTTATAGCAAAATATCCGTTAGTTTTAATAATATAAGATCTATCGGAAACAATAGTTCACTTAAATCTAAAGACTTTTCATCATCaatcaataataatatattttgcaaattttcaattttcttatatGAATCATTATTTTTGCTCTGAATCTTcatctatatacatatgcagttttacatataaaatagaatcgaaaatataataaaatacactttatacatgtattatttaaaagttTTGCAGTTCTATTAAAAACAgtcatgtaaaaatatatagaaaatattttttttcactTCTATATTCTTTCTTGGTCGGAGTTTTTGACTTTGGAAGCCCTGTATTTACATCTTTTCATGAATTAATCTTTCCTAGAAAGCTAACTGTGCGATAGACATACAAATTTTCCTTAAAAATGAATCCAATAATACTCTTTGGCTTCCTTACAATTACAAGTATCAATCGTgacgtttctttttttaatttttgttatgTCTTATTCCAATATTCTGTCATGTTTCATGGCTTGTCTTTAttatagctttggtaaattctAATCAATAATGTTTCACgtgcaaaaatattttctaatgtaGTATATGTAAATGGAAAAAATACTTAGGAGATACCAGTAGTCTCTTAAATGCACACCTACTACATTATGTACAAAATGACGACTAACTTactgtaaaaaaagaaaaaagaaggaaaaacaaaaaaagaaacgagcgacgaaagaggaaaaaaattgAGTGATCCCCATTGCAATTATTCATCCGATAATATAAGTTACTCcaaaatttaaaagtaaaattaatcaaTATCTCATGATTAATATTGCTGAATTTTTTTGAAAAAGCTTTTACTTTTAATTCTTGCagcaatatttttgaaaattttaatttattgaataaCTGATGCTTTATCGACTAACTTAACGTTGTTTGACTAAGAGTTAAAAAAAACGTCTCTTTTGGAAAGCTCTAGCTCACCCATGAATTAAGTTAAGTCTTAAAAAAATATGAGAGTTATGTCAGTACCGTTACTTTTCGTTGGACGCAGTGGAAGCAACGTCGCCACTAGATGCGTTCTTCTGTTTGCTATTACTAGTCTTTTTTTCTTCGAAGTGTCTTTTTCTATGTACCTTCATGTTATCACGCCTATTAAACTTTCGTCCGCATTCCGGACAGGCATGCTTTTTCTCACCGTGCACGTGTCGGTGTGCAGCCAGATGACTAGCTTGTGCGAATCTTGCACCACACTTTTGGCAGATATGTTTCCTCAGCCCTTCGTGCTTCAATAGATGTTCGTTTAGGAATGCTTTGGAGGCGTATCTATTGTTACAAACGTTGCACACGAACGGCTTAGGATTTGAGTGTTGTAACACGTGAGCCTTATACTTGGACGCGACTTTGAACGTTTTACTACAAACTTCACAAGTATATGTAGTCGCGTGACGCGTTTTAATATgttcattcaaaactgaaagaCTTGAATACAGGTTGTAACAGAATCGACACCTGAAATTGCGACGATTTTTTAAATGTACGCTAGCTATATGACTTAACAATCTCGTACGGTACGGGAACACTTTGCCACAATATTCGCAAGCTAAGTTCTGCGGAGGTAAGTGTGATTTCATGTGGATTTGTAGAGACACTTTGTGATGATAACTTTGACCGCAGTCTGTACAAGAATAAGGTCTCACACCTTTGTGCACGTTGTCGTGCtccattaaataaaatttcgacTTGAACCTTTTTGGACATTTTGGACATTGTATCGGTCTAGGATTAGTATGTGAGCATCGAATATGCTTCATTACATCGGACTTGCATACAAATTTAGCGTTGCACAAAATGCAAGTATACTGCTTAATACCGAGGTGGGTTTTCACGTGAACCATACATTTGTCCTTACGTTCATAGAACTTACAACACAATTTACAAGAGTAGCCGTTTTGATTATCCGTGACGACATGTTCGACGTTATCGTCGACACGAATTTCTTCTCCGTCGATCCTGAAAAGTTCTTCTGGGTTCTGAGAAGCTTGCCATTTCTGCTCAAATTCAGCAGAATCCTTCAATTTCGTTGAACTGCCATTCTTCAGGCTACTGTTGATAATGGtgtttattatactatttacttcTACGCAACTTTGATTTTGTAAAAGACCAACGATTGCCTTGTCCACCAAACAGGAACCCTGATCTGGAAATACTCGCGCTCGAACAGTAGCTACATCGTCACTTTCCTTTTTACATAATTCTACAGTAAAACTAATATCTTCAATGTCGCTGCTTTGATTTCGGGATTCTTTTACAGAAACTTCGATGTTTGGAGAGTTTGACACAATACTTAGAAGTTTATTTAATGCTGATGTTGGAATTTGTATAGTGTGCGGATCTTGCTGCTTCCCAACCACTTTCTCGCCAATTTCATTAGGGCTATTATGTGGACTAACAGTTATTTCTGTGGCAGTATTATCATGACTTCTAAGTCTATTTGCGATTGGCGTATCAGTCACTGTTTCGTTTGCAGCCGTTGTTTCTGTACTTTGTCTACTTCTAAGCCATCGCGTGGGAGTTGTTTCAGAACTTTGAACAATTTGTATATTCTCTGTATTGTCTCCACTTGTACTTTGAATATTATTCTGCTCTTTTGGAGCTTCTTCATTGCCTTTTACTTGCTGTTGACTCCTTAAGTTTCTCTGAGTCTTTGTAGCTGTTCTTAAAACACGTTGCTCTACTTCTTTAACACTCCCATCATTAGGAGAATTAAGATTTTTGTTGGTTtcattgttgttgttgtttgtTGATGTACTTGGTGTTGTATCTTCAGTCTTTACTTCAGCCTAGAGATAGATTGAAATAAAAGTAGAAGTGGGTACCAGAAATAGTTTTATTgaagaaaatgaatttaatCCGGTATTTGTGGTACatactttttattataaatagaaatatattaaaaactgcatatttaataaacaattttttatattatgattgaaaattgttttatgaACCAAAATACCAGATGATACCACTTTATACTATTTGAATTTCAAAGAAAAAAGTGAGCTGCATGCTCTGGTAGCATCATAGATGAGCGGTAGAGCTATGTATTAAATTTGAATACGAACTTACAATCTCTGTTAAGGGTGGTAGATTGTATCGATCGCGTAACACTTGTTGGGTGCGAAGACACTCCTCTTGGAAGTCGCAAACGAATTCGAGCTTGCCCAGACATTGAACACAGATCGCCTTGGGCAGAGGATCCCTTTCATCTATCTGCgattcaaacaaaatatctaaATACTAAATATATGTGATTTTTAAAATCTTACTTGAAGATCTGATTCTGTACAAATTTTAATTGAACTGAGAAACCATATTTTGTCTTGTTCAAGAACAATTATGAATATataaacaatttaattaaaacccTACCGCTCTGTAAATACACCATTTTGAAAATTCTTATAATCTGGTACCCACTCTAATAATACATATTGCTAACATTCATACTTATCATTATAATTGTGTAAATACAATAACATTAATAACCATTTACAAATATctaaaaacaaatatataatgtttatgtaaaaaatattggatATAGAATTAACAATTACTTTCTTATGTTTATATAAACTTGAAAAAATAAAGATAgattaaaaaaatgaatacTTTCAAATCCAAATTCACTTTTTTGTTAATCAGATTCCAAGAACAAATTACATTTACAAAACATtgattacaaaatatttcattttaaaaaagatataaaacataatataatcataaaataaagaatagCAATATGAGGATAATAAATGATTACTTACAAATTAGATAtcttgtatttaataaaatagtccTTGTTGTACagtatataatacaattatacaTGTCTCTAAATCATAAACATATTACATACAATTATTTAGGATTTACTTAAGAATTCTTTAAGTCTATGTAAACAATTTGACACACATTTGGaataataatatgaaactgaaataaatatttctttctcaAAACAAACATAAAACATAGAAGTATATACGATATTAGTACTAAAACTACACAAGTGAAAATTAATGCGAACAAAATATAATAGAACAAAGAtagcaaaaagaaagaaagaatatcTTTTCTTCTCATGCTCTTCTCCCCTCCGGCCATTTTTCTAACCCCCTCCTCTAACTACAAACGGGGCCCGGACCCCATGACACACCTCTTACATTTGTACTCACCAGAATGTTGATTTTTGTGTGGATCTTTAATCCTAAAAATCGTTTGGTGCCTTCCTCACCGAAAACGTCGATGTATATACTCTCGCACTGGCCGCAAAGTCGACAAATTTGCGCGTCTCCCTCCCCTAACTCCATTTTTGTTTACGTTGAAGGCTGCCTGAATTCGCTTTCGACTACTTGATCACACTGAAAATTTACCATGGAACCGATGCTTGTATTATTTGGCCCGATCCCCGTATCATCAGCCGCTTGTTTTAACGATGCCAGGATTTTCGAACTCAACCAGATTGCCGgcaaaataaatagaaatgaaTTAAACAAAAGACAAAATTTTAACGTTAGCGTTACTACTTGCTCGCTGATCTGACACGGGGATGTAGCCGCGTTCGGGCCAGACTAGCATACATTCACTTCCCTTCCCCTCCTCCGTTGTACGAATTTCGACCAATCGATGATCTCTGTTTCGCATTACACATTTACCGTGTTCGTAATTGGTCGCTACCATCGCGGTCTAACTTGAAGCATTGTATATAGACTGACAGTAGATCGACAAAGTGATTGAAAATTTCGACTTTTTTCTTGGATTTTCCTAATTTTGAATCTTCTAAGGCACGTAAAGAGTAAAGCGACAAGCTTATATTATTGTAGCCATATTGACATTAACAATCAGTAACGACGCATTGCCGCTCAATTGTTGTATAGCCTATTTCACATCTATTTCATACAAATCtaaaagttttatttattttgtgttTATTTCTCTATCACTtactttgtgtatatatttcgtGTTAGATATTCACAAATTAATGGTAACTAACTAATTTTGGTGTTGTGTATTGTGCATTTAAGTATCTACTATTAACACtcttgaaattaatattttgtaactataattatatttcgtaacgtatttaatatatatgcaATATATAGTACTTCATATTTATCCAGTTTTCTGCCCctaataatatttacatttttatttattaatttatttttcttttttgtattgttcataaaaataacagGAAGATAAACAACATATGATATAATGAAAGTATCATTTCAATTTTTCGGTGAGGTTAAATTTAATACAGTAGTACgatgtaaagaaatatattagTTTTAGTTATGAAAATAAtcaaggaaataaaataatatttatcgtaaaGGTATGAATGGGTATATACTCTCTAAgggaatttcaatttgtttaaaatttagaGTTATGTTGTTATGTTTTGTACCTTTAGGTTAGGTTGTAACAGagttcaaataaaaattaatgacGGAAAGATACAAACATTTAATTGTCAAAAATATACAAGATTTGTGAACGTCATAAGAGAATTTAAGTGGTATTGGTGATTCatataattttacgatattattGATAACCAAAATACGAATATTTACAAGTATTGATTCATTTTATACTTAATATTCAATATCTTATTTGtaagtatcaaatattttaaaactattaatttaattaCTATTAATTTAAGAATTATGGATTACTATTTTATAAATCTCTTGTTAATACTCAGTGATATTTAAAAACTGTTTTACATATGTTTTAAGAAATGaaacttcatttatttttattttataacatgtAGATGTTAATTTAATAaggtgaaatattaaaaaaatgatttaaaaatgaGCACTTTAAACAACTCTGTTATAATTTGTTACCAAAATTCAAaaccaaggaaagaaaaagtatcttcaagaaaaaaaaaagtacaaaaacaTGTAAAACGAACATTCTATGAAAGTCCACTGAAACATATCCAATTAAGGTAATAGAAAATGCAAAGAGAATTTGTACGATATGTATAAAATGTAGACTTATATACACACATAAGCATTTGTTTTTGTAATTGTAGTAACAAAAGATGGGCACAAGCACAAAAACGACTATCATGTAATACTAATCAAGTCTTTAACAAAAGAAAAGATTCTTTTTGCTTTGCAAAAGAGTCTTTACAAGATAGCGTTATTATTTTAAGCGATAATgaaaatgaattaaataataaagatGATGAAAGTAAACAAGAACTACAAACAA encodes the following:
- the LOC117165711 gene encoding uncharacterized protein LOC117165711 isoform X1 translates to MELGEGDAQICRLCGQCESIYIDVFGEEGTKRFLGLKIHTKINILIDERDPLPKAICVQCLGKLEFVCDFQEECLRTQQVLRDRYNLPPLTEIIKKNDGLPQIACLRCLGILEFFCDFYDRCHLVQQGFLQAQDSDAESDKENAIPSANEMKRKAKALSPESLKSTKNYLSENNTSYYRTERKEENVNLVNNSPINDHSVTQTTVHISNEILCEKTSGSDQRDASNLEENTNNLKHKNLNHNISKMTTVRTRSMNNLNSAQKDEEDISINTHQPVGRRKGSKNKLEKMRGVSFSAGSRKKRKREEEKEKIIQNDMGKSDTLSSSLKNLDNKCKSSCLHVIYDIDKSNNVINNIETSPKPQVEQEAVKEQVAMVDTSSNVIYTKVKEPDIVYINNENHHIGDDLVINKLKEMESDGKSTEKPDSHLNNTGDWSVKSKAISVIVKQEKGEAESTPPSEIKKTNQLGLTPNEILRQKDKTVAENHDQKGKKLDLTQISCSLVEESEKTENSETNLVTVQNIIKHSNVSNNPQLKIFTEQNRVTVIRSSQSNELSNPKMMQEDSTEPCIAIDVIDQSTTNEIECNLSKRSLSRLSEDSFNKIKSKDRSFGKISELISDEQKRAIETYYTVDMSIVNLEEVQKNITIINKKNIRCNICGSLYVRMDKCQVHIWGHLQMKPYQCKACDFATVTVSNVRCHIRKSHLKIKPFACHLCEKRYVNAILLEEHINTHTGARPYKCKLCEFASSSRQILSYHNATHKPLKDINCKLCGKEFYSKSRLRAHMIVHNKDKAVMCKLCSAYLSNAKALETHHKNIHMQDYVCNICGKHTKSRKALHNHQNVHAAAKYKCTLCPNVYKSSQILKEHLLKHEGIRKYKCNVCEKSFGQQSHLAAHMAVHSKIRFHCPGCDKPFNRLDNMKIHTKRCKLFLANPELKNLLSKRERTISFNNIAELTAELKTGNMTNSISQVSLENQNDEMLVVKTVEHEQKTALNLCKLGLNISCIESTEKTWNSDKMYNEKEVMKSSENIAINVTNIDDRLIPENENVSILENILGPENY
- the LOC117165711 gene encoding uncharacterized protein LOC117165711 isoform X6, with product MFGYPGILLRLLRSLSSGTTGVLAGYSDAESDKENAIPSANEMKRKAKALSPESLKSTKNYLSENNTSYYRTERKEENVNLVNNSPINDHSVTQTTVHISNEILCEKTSGSDQRDASNLEENTNNLKHKNLNHNISKMTTVRTRSMNNLNSAQKDEEDISINTHQPVGRRKGSKNKLEKMRGVSFSAGSRKKRKREEEKEKIIQNDMGKSDTLSSSLKNLDNKCKSSCLHVIYDIDKSNNVINNIETSPKPQVEQEAVKEQVAMVDTSSNVIYTKVKEPDIVYINNENHHIGDDLVINKLKEMESDGKSTEKPDSHLNNTGDWSVKSKAISVIVKQEKGEAESTPPSEIKKTNQLGLTPNEILRQKDKTVAENHDQKGKKLDLTQISCSLVEESEKTENSETNLVTVQNIIKHSNVSNNPQLKIFTEQNRVTVIRSSQSNELSNPKMMQEDSTEPCIAIDVIDQSTTNEIECNLSKRSLSRLSEDSFNKIKSKDRSFGKISELISDEQKRAIETYYTVDMSIVNLEEVQKNITIINKKNIRCNICGSLYVRMDKCQVHIWGHLQMKPYQCKACDFATVTVSNVRCHIRKSHLKIKPFACHLCEKRYVNAILLEEHINTHTGARPYKCKLCEFASSSRQILSYHNATHKPLKDINCKLCGKEFYSKSRLRAHMIVHNKDKAVMCKLCSAYLSNAKALETHHKNIHMQDYVCNICGKHTKSRKALHNHQNVHAAAKYKCTLCPNVYKSSQILKEHLLKHEGIRKYKCNVCEKSFGQQSHLAAHMAVHSKIRFHCPGCDKPFNRLDNMKIHTKRCKLFLANPELKNLLSKRERTISFNNIAELTAELKTGNMTNSISQVSLENQNDEMLVVKTVEHEQKTALNLCKLGLNISCIESTEKTWNSDKMYNEKEVMKSSENIAINVTNIDDRLIPENENVSILENILGPENY
- the LOC117165711 gene encoding uncharacterized protein LOC117165711 isoform X3 gives rise to the protein MELGEGDAQICRLCGQCESIYIDVFGEEGTKRFLGLKIHTKINILIDERDPLPKAICVQCLGKLEFVCDFQEECLRTQQVLRDRYNLPPLTEIIKKNDGLPQIACLRCLGILEFFCDFYDRCHLVQQGFLQAQDSDAESDKENAIPSANEMKRKAKALSPESLKSTKNYLSENNTSYYRTERKEENVNLVNNSPINDHSVTQTTVHISNEILCEKTSGSDQRDASNLEENTNNLKHKNLNHNISKMTTVRTRSMNNLNSAQKDEEDISINTHQPVGRRKGSKNKLEKMRGVSFSAGSRKKRKREEEKEKIIQNDMVEQEAVKEQVAMVDTSSNVIYTKVKEPDIVYINNENHHIGDDLVINKLKEMESDGKSTEKPDSHLNNTGDWSVKSKAISVIVKQEKGEAESTPPSEIKKTNQLGLTPNEILRQKDKTVAENHDQKGKKLDLTQISCSLVEESEKTENSETNLVTVQNIIKHSNVSNNPQLKIFTEQNRVTVIRSSQSNELSNPKMMQEDSTEPCIAIDVIDQSTTNEIECNLSKRSLSRLSEDSFNKIKSKDRSFGKISELISDEQKRAIETYYTVDMSIVNLEEVQKNITIINKKNIRCNICGSLYVRMDKCQVHIWGHLQMKPYQCKACDFATVTVSNVRCHIRKSHLKIKPFACHLCEKRYVNAILLEEHINTHTGARPYKCKLCEFASSSRQILSYHNATHKPLKDINCKLCGKEFYSKSRLRAHMIVHNKDKAVMCKLCSAYLSNAKALETHHKNIHMQDYVCNICGKHTKSRKALHNHQNVHAAAKYKCTLCPNVYKSSQILKEHLLKHEGIRKYKCNVCEKSFGQQSHLAAHMAVHSKIRFHCPGCDKPFNRLDNMKIHTKRCKLFLANPELKNLLSKRERTISFNNIAELTAELKTGNMTNSISQVSLENQNDEMLVVKTVEHEQKTALNLCKLGLNISCIESTEKTWNSDKMYNEKEVMKSSENIAINVTNIDDRLIPENENVSILENILGPENY
- the LOC117165711 gene encoding uncharacterized protein LOC117165711 isoform X2; the protein is MELGEGDAQICRLCGQCESIYIDVFGEEGTKRFLGLKIHTKINILIDERDPLPKAICVQCLGKLEFVCDFQEECLRTQQVLRDRYNLPPLTEIIKKNDGLPQIACLRCLGILEFFCDFYDRCHLVQQGFLQAQDSDAESDKENAIPSANEMKRKAKALSPESLKSTKNYLSENNTSYYRTERKEENVNLVNNSPINDHSVTQTTVHISNEILCEKTSGSDQRDASNLEENTNNLKHKNLNHNISKMTTVRTRSMNNLNSAQKDEEDISINTHQPVGRRKGSKNKLEKMRGVSFSAGSRKKRKREEEKEKIIQNDMGKSDTLSSSLKNLDNKCKSSCLHVIYDIDKSNNVINNIETSPKPQVEQEAVKEQVAMVDTSSNVIYTKVKEPDIVYINNENHHIGDDLVINKLKEMESDGKSTEKPDSHLNNTGDWSVKSKAISVIVKQEKGEAESTPPSEIKKTNQLGLTPNEILRQKDKTVAENHDQKGKKLDLTQISCSLVEESEKTENKQNRVTVIRSSQSNELSNPKMMQEDSTEPCIAIDVIDQSTTNEIECNLSKRSLSRLSEDSFNKIKSKDRSFGKISELISDEQKRAIETYYTVDMSIVNLEEVQKNITIINKKNIRCNICGSLYVRMDKCQVHIWGHLQMKPYQCKACDFATVTVSNVRCHIRKSHLKIKPFACHLCEKRYVNAILLEEHINTHTGARPYKCKLCEFASSSRQILSYHNATHKPLKDINCKLCGKEFYSKSRLRAHMIVHNKDKAVMCKLCSAYLSNAKALETHHKNIHMQDYVCNICGKHTKSRKALHNHQNVHAAAKYKCTLCPNVYKSSQILKEHLLKHEGIRKYKCNVCEKSFGQQSHLAAHMAVHSKIRFHCPGCDKPFNRLDNMKIHTKRCKLFLANPELKNLLSKRERTISFNNIAELTAELKTGNMTNSISQVSLENQNDEMLVVKTVEHEQKTALNLCKLGLNISCIESTEKTWNSDKMYNEKEVMKSSENIAINVTNIDDRLIPENENVSILENILGPENY
- the LOC117165711 gene encoding uncharacterized protein LOC117165711 isoform X4; this encodes MELGEGDAQICRLCGQCESIYIDVFGEEGTKRFLGLKIHTKINILIKKNDGLPQIACLRCLGILEFFCDFYDRCHLVQQGFLQAQDSDAESDKENAIPSANEMKRKAKALSPESLKSTKNYLSENNTSYYRTERKEENVNLVNNSPINDHSVTQTTVHISNEILCEKTSGSDQRDASNLEENTNNLKHKNLNHNISKMTTVRTRSMNNLNSAQKDEEDISINTHQPVGRRKGSKNKLEKMRGVSFSAGSRKKRKREEEKEKIIQNDMGKSDTLSSSLKNLDNKCKSSCLHVIYDIDKSNNVINNIETSPKPQVEQEAVKEQVAMVDTSSNVIYTKVKEPDIVYINNENHHIGDDLVINKLKEMESDGKSTEKPDSHLNNTGDWSVKSKAISVIVKQEKGEAESTPPSEIKKTNQLGLTPNEILRQKDKTVAENHDQKGKKLDLTQISCSLVEESEKTENSETNLVTVQNIIKHSNVSNNPQLKIFTEQNRVTVIRSSQSNELSNPKMMQEDSTEPCIAIDVIDQSTTNEIECNLSKRSLSRLSEDSFNKIKSKDRSFGKISELISDEQKRAIETYYTVDMSIVNLEEVQKNITIINKKNIRCNICGSLYVRMDKCQVHIWGHLQMKPYQCKACDFATVTVSNVRCHIRKSHLKIKPFACHLCEKRYVNAILLEEHINTHTGARPYKCKLCEFASSSRQILSYHNATHKPLKDINCKLCGKEFYSKSRLRAHMIVHNKDKAVMCKLCSAYLSNAKALETHHKNIHMQDYVCNICGKHTKSRKALHNHQNVHAAAKYKCTLCPNVYKSSQILKEHLLKHEGIRKYKCNVCEKSFGQQSHLAAHMAVHSKIRFHCPGCDKPFNRLDNMKIHTKRCKLFLANPELKNLLSKRERTISFNNIAELTAELKTGNMTNSISQVSLENQNDEMLVVKTVEHEQKTALNLCKLGLNISCIESTEKTWNSDKMYNEKEVMKSSENIAINVTNIDDRLIPENENVSILENILGPENY